In Streptomyces sp. NBC_00483, a single window of DNA contains:
- a CDS encoding ubiquitin-like domain-containing protein yields the protein MSITPQETYERYETYEPYERYETYGERGAYEAYEAYEEGTQVPASASAPAPAAAPTGGRAAARRAARRKKVAQRPESLRRLLPQALVVAFLAGGTSAFVADDKAIHLSVDGKERTLHTFADDVTELLAEEGVDVGDHDVVAPGETADLASGDEVAVRYGRPVRLTLDGQRREVWTTERTVHGALRQLGVRAEGAYVSASRSQRIARHGLDLDVRTERSVTIMADGNRRTIRTNAATVGGAVEDAGVTLRGQDTTSVPQSSFPRDGQVITVMRVTGEKEVREEPIPYATERTEDASQFQGTEVVTQAGEPGMKRVTYSVRTVNGVRGKPRRVRQEVVREPRTQQVRVGTKPMPTSVAGADSLNWSGLAACESGGRPGATDATGTYGGLYQFDTQTWQSLGGSGRPQDAPAAEQTYRAKRLYVSRGASPWPHCGARL from the coding sequence GTGAGCATTACGCCGCAGGAGACGTACGAGCGGTACGAGACGTACGAGCCGTACGAGCGGTACGAGACGTATGGGGAGCGCGGGGCGTACGAGGCCTACGAGGCCTACGAGGAGGGGACCCAGGTCCCCGCCTCCGCCTCCGCTCCCGCCCCTGCCGCCGCGCCGACCGGCGGGCGGGCCGCCGCGCGGCGTGCCGCACGCCGCAAGAAGGTGGCGCAGCGCCCCGAGTCGCTGCGCAGGCTGCTGCCGCAGGCGCTGGTCGTCGCGTTCCTCGCGGGCGGCACGTCCGCCTTCGTCGCCGACGACAAGGCGATCCACCTCAGCGTCGACGGCAAGGAGCGCACCCTGCACACCTTCGCCGACGACGTCACCGAACTCCTCGCCGAGGAGGGCGTGGACGTCGGCGACCACGACGTCGTGGCGCCCGGCGAGACGGCCGATCTGGCCAGCGGGGACGAGGTCGCGGTCCGGTACGGGCGCCCCGTCCGGCTCACCCTCGACGGGCAACGCCGCGAGGTGTGGACGACGGAGCGGACCGTGCACGGGGCGCTCAGACAGCTCGGGGTGCGGGCGGAGGGCGCCTACGTCTCGGCCTCCCGCTCCCAGCGCATCGCCCGCCACGGACTCGACCTCGACGTACGCACCGAACGCAGCGTCACGATCATGGCCGACGGCAACCGCCGCACCATCCGCACGAACGCGGCGACCGTGGGCGGGGCCGTCGAGGACGCGGGCGTCACGCTGCGCGGGCAGGACACCACGTCGGTGCCGCAGAGCAGCTTCCCGCGCGATGGGCAGGTCATCACGGTGATGCGGGTGACGGGGGAGAAGGAGGTCCGCGAGGAACCGATCCCCTACGCGACCGAGCGCACGGAGGACGCCTCGCAGTTCCAGGGCACGGAGGTCGTCACGCAGGCCGGTGAGCCCGGCATGAAGCGGGTCACGTACTCGGTGCGGACCGTCAACGGGGTCCGGGGGAAGCCGCGGCGCGTGCGGCAGGAGGTCGTGCGGGAGCCGCGTACGCAGCAGGTCAGGGTGGGTACGAAGCCGATGCCGACGTCCGTGGCCGGGGCGGACTCCCTCAACTGGTCCGGGCTCGCGGCGTGTGAGTCGGGCGGTCGGCCGGGAGCCACGGACGCGACCGGCACCTACGGGGGCCTCTACCAGTTCGACACGCAGACGTGGCAGAGCCTCGGCGGCTCGGGGCGCCCCCAGGACGCGCCTGCCGCGGAGCAGACGTACCGGGCGAAGCGGCTTTACGTCAGCCGTGGGGCCTCCCCCTGGCCCCACTGCGGGGCGCGTCTCTAG